From the Macaca nemestrina isolate mMacNem1 chromosome 7, mMacNem.hap1, whole genome shotgun sequence genome, one window contains:
- the LOC105479412 gene encoding LOW QUALITY PROTEIN: golgin subfamily A member 8B-like (The sequence of the model RefSeq protein was modified relative to this genomic sequence to represent the inferred CDS: inserted 1 base in 1 codon) — protein sequence MAEETPQNRLAAAKKKLKEYWQRNSPAVPGEAKSNRKTNGSNPETSTSDGCHSPGDSLCQEQAVVLDSRSVKISRLNNTIKSLKQQKKQVEHQLEEEKKANNEKQKAERELEAQIQRLNIQKRKLTIDLYHTKRSLMYFEEESKDLAARLQRSLQRTGELERALSAVAATQKKKKVDRSLNRSKTLLKTQLEQSLQERALLKAHVTQMKESLKQVQLERDEYAEHIKGERAQWQEKMRKMSQEVCTLKKEKQHDMHRVEELERSLSQLKNQRSEPLHLEPPAVPSEVELQHLRKELERVSAELQAQVENHQHLSLLNQAQKERLQRQEERLQEQQERLRKQEERIQQLAEPQSGVEELNNENKSALHLEQQVEELQEKLHEVETVTSTQKEPEAAVPAPGTGGESVSEETPWALQEVMEKLESGLMDLLEEKADLRECVEKLELRFVQYWRERCPSVTLSSRRKINHLITEPEGSAKEAALGGGHHQAGPRRRDKGGAAGAAGAAGAAGDAGASCAHRNKGHSKFLAAAQNPANEPSPEAPXPQEIGAADQHGDLYEVSLTDSAQPAQGEARKGSPQDNPTAQPIMQDHQEHPGLGSNRSVPFFCWAWLRRRRR from the exons ATGGCAGAAGAAACTCCACAGAACAGATTAGCCGCAgccaagaaaaag TTAAAAGAATATTGGCAGAGAAACAGCCCTGCTGTTCCAGGAGAAGCAAAGAGTAACAGGAAAACGAATGGCAGTAACCCAGAGACATCCACTTCTGATGGTTGTCACTCACCTGGGGAT AGCCTGTGCCAAGAACAAGCAGTAGTCCTTGACTCAAGGTCCGTCAAAATCAGTCGACTGAATAACACCATCAAATCTTTG aaacaacagaagaaacaagTGGAACATCAGCTGGAAGAA GAAAAGAAGGCAAACAATGAGAAACAGAAAGCCGAAAGGGAGCTAGAG GCTCAAATCCAGAGATTGAacatacagaaaaggaaactaacTATAGACCTGTATCATACGAAACGCTCTCTCATGTACTTTGAAG AAGAGTCAAAGGATCTGGCTGCCCGCCTGCAACGTTCATTGCAGCGTACGGGAGAGTTAGAGCGGGCTCTGTCTGCTGTTGCCGCCacacagaagaagaagaaggtggaCAGG TCCTTGAACCGCAGTAAAACACTTCTCAAGACACAGTTAGAGCAGTCCTTACAGGAGCGGGCACTGCTGAAAGCACACGTGACACAG ATGAAGGAGTCACTTAAACAAGTCCAGCTAGAGAGAGATGAATATGCTGAACATATAAAAGGAGAGAGGGCCCAGTGGCAGGAGAAGATGAGGAAAATGTCACAGGAG GTTTGCACCTTGAAGAAGGAGAAGCAGCATGATATGCATCGGGTGGAGGAGCTGGAGAGGAGCTTGTCCCAACTCAAAAACCAGAGGT CTGAACCTCTGCACCTGGAGCCCCCAGCAGTGCCCTCTGAGGTGGAGCTGCAGCACCTGAGGAAGGAACTAGAGAGAGTGTCAGCAGAGCTCCAGGCCCAGGTGGAAAACCATCAGCACTTAAGTCTCCTGAACCAGGCACAAAAGGAGAGGCttcagaggcaggaggagaggctTCAGGAGCAGCAAGAGAGGCTTCGAAAGCAGGAGGAGAGAATTCAGCAGCTAGCCGAGCCACAGAGCGGCGTTGAGGAGCTG AACAACGAGAACAAGAGCGCACTGCACTTGGAGCAGCAAGTCGAAGAGCTGCAGGAGAAGCTGCATGAGGTGGAGACAGTAACCTCGACCCAGAAGGAGCCAGAGGCAGCGGTCCCAGCCCCAGGGACTGGGGGCGAGTCTGTGAGTGAGGAGACCCCCTGGGCCCTGCAGGAAGTCATGGAGAAGCTGGAG AGCGGCCTTATGGATCTCCTGGAGGAGAAGGCGGACCTGAGGGAGTGTGTGGAGAAACTAGAACTGCGATTCGTCCAGTACTGGAGGGAGAGATGCCCATCAGTGA CCCTGTCCTCGCGCAGGAAAATTAATCACCTTATAACGGAGCCAGAGGGCAGTGCCAAAGAGGCGGCACTGGGAGGAGGACATCATCAGGCTGGCCCAAGACGACGAGATAAAG GTGGAgctgctggagctgcaggagctgcAGGAGCTGCAGGGGATGCTGGTGCATCTTGTGCTCACCGCAACAAAGGGCACAGCAAATTCCTGGCCGCTGCCCAGAACCCTGCTAATGAGCCCAGTCCAGAAGCCC CCCCCCAGGAGATTGGGGCTGCTGACCAGCATGGTG ATCTTTATGAGGTGAGCCTCACCGACAGCGCGCAGCCTGCACAAGGAGAGGCCAGGAAGGGGTCTCCCCAGGACAACCCTACTGCACAGCCCATCATGCAGGACCACCAGGAGCACCCAGGCTTGGGCAGCAACCGCTCTGTGCCATTCTTTTGCTGGGCTTGGCTGCGGAGAAGAAGGAGATaa